One segment of Thermococcus sp. AM4 DNA contains the following:
- a CDS encoding YbjQ family protein produces the protein MIVVTTEKIPGYRIVEVKGLARGGVVMATHLGRDILAGLRNLVGGEVKEYTEMMAQAREIALQRMIQSAEEMGANAVIGVRFMTSNVGQRMAEVYAYGTAVRVEPE, from the coding sequence ATGATAGTCGTCACGACCGAAAAGATTCCGGGCTACCGAATTGTTGAGGTCAAGGGCCTCGCCAGGGGCGGGGTCGTCATGGCAACTCACCTTGGCAGGGACATCTTAGCAGGGCTCAGAAACCTCGTCGGGGGTGAAGTCAAGGAGTACACCGAGATGATGGCCCAGGCGAGGGAAATAGCCCTGCAGAGGATGATACAGAGCGCGGAGGAGATGGGCGCAAACGCCGTAATTGGAGTGCGCTTCATGACCTCGAACGTTGGCCAGAGGATGGCCGAGGTCTACGCCTACGGAACGGCCGTCAGGGTCGAGCCGGAGTGA